The proteins below come from a single Chryseobacterium nepalense genomic window:
- a CDS encoding PaaI family thioesterase, which translates to MKDKNKEDLLKFINGWGGETFAKTLDIKFTDIDVENETLTATMPVLPRIHQPFGIMHGGASCVLAETMGSSLSNIFIDGEKYFGVGTNINTNHLRSKKDGLVTAVARFIRKGKSMHVSEIEIRDEKGQLISHTTMTNTIINR; encoded by the coding sequence ATTAAAGATAAAAATAAGGAAGATTTATTGAAGTTTATCAACGGATGGGGTGGAGAAACTTTTGCCAAAACCCTGGATATTAAATTTACCGATATCGACGTTGAAAATGAAACCTTAACGGCAACAATGCCCGTGCTGCCCAGAATTCATCAGCCTTTTGGAATTATGCACGGAGGCGCAAGCTGCGTTCTGGCAGAAACCATGGGCTCCAGCCTGTCTAACATTTTTATCGATGGTGAAAAATACTTTGGAGTGGGCACCAATATTAACACCAATCATCTACGAAGCAAAAAAGACGGATTGGTAACTGCGGTAGCAAGATTTATCCGGAAAGGAAAATCAATGCATGTTTCAGAAATTGAAATACGGGATGAAAAAGGCCAGCTCATTAGCCACACCACCATGACGAATACCATTATCAACAGATAA
- a CDS encoding PspC domain-containing protein, which yields MNKTLSIGLAGFSFTIEEHAYIKLSDYLNALRSSLDASEADEVMHDIEIRMVEIFKDSMAKREVINDSDVERVIAQIGSPETIEEQEEAYYSEKNTKKTGSAGTEYSDKKQLFRDPERQKIAGVCAGLAHYVGMDITAMRAIWLGIFILGIFTAAVSSTLVFLLYIILWAVLPKAETAADFLKMKGKPMNFDNLKNESNKLVQFANESTQRVGEIYIENKPYINNAGSGLWNVVRYILGGIFAFMSLSCLIGVFVVFGFMGADSDFPPVSEMNFYFDNDNMKYVIMALITLGSLLPAMLFGLLSIKLISPKTKLRNTGWVIGALFLALIALGAYFGFSMAKKEMFLKGHKEDTEEVSINTKSDTLYVDYKQVTIPQNFKGYDDDIYSDKISVYEKDWIHVDVTRKADIKTPYLIIKKEAKGYNLPLSVTVPVEVADNKIILPNYIKYPYEHRFRDYSIDYELVLPLKTIVIPAKKDGINFDGDLNADGINDNDQERDEDGKIKIENNKITVNGSTIEYNSDDEDSIIVNGKKVPSNQADKVIDSMKHSIKKMKGANIDFKVDEGKNEISIQTK from the coding sequence ATGAACAAAACACTCTCAATAGGACTCGCAGGTTTTTCTTTTACAATAGAAGAACACGCATATATAAAGCTCAGTGATTATCTGAACGCACTGAGAAGCTCTCTGGATGCTTCTGAAGCAGACGAGGTAATGCACGACATAGAAATCAGAATGGTAGAGATCTTCAAAGATTCTATGGCGAAACGTGAAGTAATTAACGACTCTGATGTAGAAAGAGTAATCGCCCAGATCGGAAGCCCTGAAACCATTGAAGAGCAGGAAGAAGCTTATTATTCTGAAAAGAATACCAAAAAGACAGGTAGCGCCGGAACTGAATATTCAGATAAAAAACAACTGTTCCGTGATCCTGAAAGACAAAAAATAGCTGGGGTTTGCGCAGGCCTTGCCCATTATGTAGGAATGGACATTACTGCAATGAGAGCTATCTGGCTTGGAATCTTCATCTTAGGGATTTTTACAGCGGCTGTATCTTCCACATTGGTTTTCTTATTATATATTATCCTTTGGGCGGTATTGCCAAAAGCAGAAACGGCAGCAGATTTCCTGAAAATGAAGGGAAAGCCTATGAACTTCGACAATCTTAAGAATGAGTCTAATAAATTGGTACAGTTTGCCAACGAGTCTACTCAGAGGGTCGGAGAAATATATATCGAAAACAAACCTTATATCAACAATGCAGGTAGCGGATTGTGGAATGTTGTACGATATATCTTAGGTGGAATCTTCGCATTCATGTCTTTATCCTGCCTGATCGGTGTATTCGTAGTGTTCGGTTTCATGGGAGCAGACAGCGACTTTCCTCCTGTGAGTGAAATGAATTTCTATTTCGATAACGACAATATGAAATACGTTATCATGGCGCTGATCACTTTAGGAAGCTTACTGCCTGCGATGTTATTTGGGTTACTAAGTATTAAATTAATTTCACCTAAGACAAAATTAAGAAACACAGGTTGGGTAATCGGAGCATTATTCCTTGCATTAATCGCTTTGGGTGCTTATTTCGGATTCAGCATGGCTAAAAAAGAAATGTTCCTGAAAGGTCATAAAGAAGATACGGAAGAGGTTTCCATCAACACAAAATCAGACACGCTCTATGTTGATTACAAGCAGGTTACCATTCCTCAGAATTTCAAAGGGTATGATGATGATATTTATTCCGACAAAATTTCAGTGTACGAAAAAGACTGGATCCATGTTGATGTAACAAGAAAAGCAGATATCAAAACGCCTTATCTGATCATTAAGAAAGAAGCTAAAGGATATAATCTTCCATTGAGTGTTACCGTTCCTGTGGAAGTTGCAGATAACAAAATTATCCTTCCAAACTACATCAAATATCCTTATGAACACCGATTCAGAGATTACAGCATTGATTATGAACTGGTGCTTCCATTAAAAACCATTGTTATCCCTGCCAAAAAAGACGGAATCAATTTCGATGGCGATCTTAATGCAGACGGAATCAATGATAACGACCAGGAAAGAGATGAAGACGGAAAAATTAAAATCGAAAACAACAAAATCACGGTAAACGGCTCTACGATTGAATATAATTCTGATGATGAAGACAGCATTATTGTAAACGGAAAAAAAGTTCCTAGCAATCAGGCAGATAAAGTGATCGATTCTATGAAGCACAGCATCAAAAAAATGAAAGGAGCAAACATCGACTTCAAAGTAGACGAAGGTAAAAATGAAATTTCCATACAAACTAAATAA
- a CDS encoding HD domain-containing protein has protein sequence MKIQKEIDFILAVDALKNVQRRNFNADDSRRENTAEHSWQIIILAQILFPYAKNRADIDLLRVIRMLSIHDLVEIEAGDTFLFDEAAMVGKFEREKVSAQKIFGILDEPLKSEFFNLWLEFEEEQTPDAIFACAIDRIMPFILNSHTSGKSWTEAGVTEKQIRNMLENAIVRASDELGEAFQLLLIKNLETEKVLK, from the coding sequence ATGAAGATTCAAAAGGAAATTGATTTCATCTTGGCTGTCGACGCCCTGAAAAATGTACAGCGAAGAAATTTTAATGCCGATGATTCCAGAAGGGAGAATACCGCAGAACATTCCTGGCAGATCATCATTCTTGCACAAATTTTGTTCCCCTACGCCAAAAACAGAGCGGATATTGATTTGTTGAGAGTCATCAGAATGCTTTCTATTCACGATCTGGTTGAAATTGAAGCAGGCGATACTTTCTTGTTTGACGAAGCGGCGATGGTTGGGAAGTTTGAGCGGGAAAAAGTTTCAGCACAAAAGATCTTCGGTATTTTGGATGAGCCGTTAAAAAGTGAATTTTTTAATTTGTGGCTGGAATTTGAGGAAGAACAGACACCGGATGCTATTTTTGCGTGTGCCATAGATCGGATCATGCCGTTCATTCTGAATTCGCACACTTCCGGAAAGAGCTGGACAGAAGCCGGAGTTACCGAAAAACAAATCAGAAATATGCTGGAAAATGCGATTGTAAGAGCGTCTGATGAACTAGGCGAAGCTTTTCAGTTGCTCTTAATTAAAAATCTGGAAACCGAAAAGGTGTTGAAGTAA
- a CDS encoding acyl-CoA thioesterase — protein MTTEERIKTSETRIFKAVFPNTTNHYDTLFGGTAMQLMDEVAFIAATRFARKRVVTVSSDKIDFKRSIPAGTIVELIGKVVHVGRTSLKVNVEIYTEQMYSYERERAIVGDFTFVAIDEFKKPIQIL, from the coding sequence ATGACTACAGAAGAAAGAATTAAAACCTCGGAGACCAGAATTTTCAAAGCCGTTTTCCCCAACACGACCAACCATTACGATACGCTTTTCGGAGGCACTGCCATGCAGCTGATGGATGAGGTTGCCTTTATCGCAGCAACAAGATTTGCCCGGAAACGCGTAGTAACGGTAAGCAGCGATAAGATTGATTTTAAAAGATCAATTCCTGCCGGAACCATTGTGGAGCTTATTGGAAAAGTAGTGCATGTCGGAAGAACAAGCCTGAAAGTGAATGTGGAAATTTATACCGAGCAAATGTATTCTTATGAAAGGGAAAGAGCCATCGTGGGTGATTTTACTTTTGTAGCAATTGATGAATTTAAGAAACCAATTCAAATACTATAA
- a CDS encoding chorismate-binding protein — MQKEKSTLGFPTLYPDADLRNALSMIYFKLPFDENLYSADNNNSDEQHIVFHSFEGSETVAHPGKIIKIKPEETDLTQLVSSALSQDSNHFTPETKDEYLKNLANVIDVINQNQLPKLVYSRRKIITDFLKIDLSKSFKNLCDSYPNAFRYIFTDEKNAWMGAFSEVLGKFNKKAHTFETMSLAGTLPVSESWSEKEIKEQKPVTEYIRNILKNYSDDIEESATYDHVSGNIKHLRTDFKAMIRPENLDLIIQQLHPTPAVCGIPKDFCKEKIRELEKFPRELYAGYIKIETEENIYYFVNLRCCKLYQDSVHIFVGGGITAQSSPEKEWRETELKSEAILKNLAMITE, encoded by the coding sequence TTGCAGAAAGAAAAATCAACTTTGGGATTTCCTACGCTATATCCGGACGCTGATCTTCGAAATGCACTATCAATGATTTATTTTAAACTTCCATTCGACGAAAATCTGTATTCTGCAGATAACAACAATTCTGATGAACAACATATTGTTTTTCATTCTTTTGAAGGATCTGAAACGGTTGCGCATCCCGGAAAGATAATTAAAATAAAACCTGAAGAAACAGATCTTACTCAACTTGTAAGCAGTGCTCTTTCACAAGACAGCAATCATTTCACTCCGGAAACGAAGGACGAATATCTTAAAAATCTCGCTAATGTGATTGACGTGATCAATCAAAATCAGCTTCCGAAACTGGTGTATTCCAGAAGAAAGATCATAACAGACTTTCTCAAAATTGATCTTTCAAAAAGTTTTAAAAATCTTTGTGATTCTTATCCGAATGCATTCCGGTATATTTTTACTGATGAAAAAAATGCCTGGATGGGAGCTTTCTCTGAGGTTTTAGGCAAATTTAACAAAAAGGCACATACCTTTGAAACGATGAGCCTTGCAGGAACGCTTCCTGTTTCGGAAAGCTGGTCTGAAAAGGAAATTAAAGAGCAAAAACCCGTTACGGAATACATCAGAAATATTCTGAAAAATTATTCTGATGATATTGAAGAATCTGCAACCTATGATCATGTCTCAGGAAATATCAAACATCTTCGCACCGATTTCAAAGCCATGATCCGACCAGAAAACCTTGACCTCATTATTCAACAATTACATCCTACTCCTGCAGTATGCGGCATTCCCAAGGATTTTTGTAAAGAGAAGATCCGTGAACTGGAAAAATTTCCCCGCGAATTGTATGCAGGATATATTAAAATTGAAACAGAAGAAAACATCTATTACTTTGTCAACCTTCGTTGCTGCAAACTTTACCAGGATTCCGTACATATCTTTGTAGGAGGCGGAATCACCGCACAAAGCAGCCCGGAAAAAGAATGGCGTGAAACAGAACTTAAATCTGAAGCGATTCTGAAAAATCTCGCGATGATCACGGAATAG
- a CDS encoding ATP-binding cassette domain-containing protein, producing MSKLHIDSITKSYGSKKVLQDVYLSCETGKIVALLGGIGSGKSTLLQIIFGTLKGDSQFIKFNDQVLTKQSDRKNKIAYLPQTPIFPRDIKIKNLISLFCNEVNTQKLFNSDLLKPLLNRTTRNLSGGERKMVEVLTIIHSNADFILLDEPYSGLSPVLTEKVMRMIKEMSRKKGFIISNFMTEYALELSDEIYLLSDAYLRQIKDLRELRLHYYLPKNI from the coding sequence ATGAGCAAGCTTCATATTGACAGTATCACAAAATCGTATGGTTCAAAGAAAGTCTTACAGGACGTTTATTTAAGTTGTGAAACAGGAAAAATTGTGGCTTTATTGGGAGGAATCGGATCCGGAAAATCAACATTGTTACAGATTATTTTCGGAACACTGAAGGGAGATTCTCAGTTTATTAAATTCAATGACCAGGTTCTTACAAAGCAATCCGATAGAAAAAATAAGATTGCCTATCTTCCTCAAACTCCGATTTTTCCAAGAGATATTAAAATTAAAAACCTTATCTCATTATTCTGTAATGAAGTGAACACTCAAAAACTTTTTAATTCTGATCTTCTTAAACCTTTGCTAAACAGAACTACGAGAAATCTTTCCGGAGGTGAAAGAAAAATGGTGGAAGTATTAACGATCATCCACTCTAACGCTGATTTTATCTTACTGGACGAGCCTTACAGCGGCCTGTCACCTGTTCTTACGGAAAAGGTAATGAGAATGATAAAAGAAATGTCCAGAAAGAAAGGGTTTATTATATCTAATTTTATGACTGAATATGCACTGGAGCTTTCAGATGAAATTTACCTGCTTTCAGATGCTTACTTAAGACAAATTAAAGATTTAAGAGAATTGCGGCTCCATTATTATCTTCCGAAAAACATTTAA
- a CDS encoding PadR family transcriptional regulator, protein MNTENTKAQMRKGILEFCILSLINHREMYVSDLIDELKKGKLDVVEGTLYPLLTRLKNGEFLSYRWEESTGGPPRKYYQITEKGKLFLDELQNTWNELTDSVNQITQKK, encoded by the coding sequence ATGAATACTGAAAATACCAAAGCGCAAATGCGAAAAGGAATTCTGGAATTCTGTATTTTAAGTCTCATCAATCATCGCGAAATGTATGTTTCCGACTTAATCGATGAGCTGAAAAAAGGAAAACTGGATGTAGTGGAAGGAACACTCTACCCTCTTTTAACAAGATTAAAAAACGGCGAGTTTCTTTCGTACCGATGGGAAGAATCTACAGGAGGACCTCCAAGGAAATACTACCAGATCACTGAAAAAGGTAAGCTGTTCTTAGACGAGCTTCAGAATACCTGGAACGAATTAACAGATTCAGTCAACCAAATTACTCAAAAAAAATAA
- a CDS encoding YcxB family protein: MESASVWLLVFFVFIIIRTYFSVKNIFYSNKNIQEMISYTFTDEKIRTEGKTFDAYVTWDSIYKVKEKKEWFLIYQTAQTMNMVPKKFFTKDQISELRDLIRKNNVKAKLRND, encoded by the coding sequence ATGGAATCAGCATCGGTCTGGTTGCTGGTTTTCTTTGTGTTCATCATTATCCGCACTTATTTTAGTGTAAAAAATATTTTTTATTCCAACAAAAATATCCAGGAGATGATTTCTTACACCTTCACGGACGAAAAGATCCGTACGGAAGGCAAAACCTTTGATGCATATGTTACATGGGATTCGATTTATAAAGTAAAAGAAAAAAAAGAATGGTTTCTGATTTACCAAACTGCCCAGACCATGAATATGGTTCCTAAAAAGTTTTTCACAAAGGACCAGATTTCAGAACTTAGAGATCTTATCAGAAAGAATAATGTGAAAGCAAAACTCAGAAACGATTGA
- a CDS encoding 1-acyl-sn-glycerol-3-phosphate acyltransferase has product MRKLFGKIMLKLMGWKVVLQGDVNNLNRCILVVAPHTHNMEYILGNLAYWSLEKPLKIIIKDAHTKAWYGGLVKGLGGIGIDRSQKNDLVNFVAKQFAKDDFSLVITPEGTRSWVPKWRKGFYHMALAAKVPIVLAAGDFKRKIIYLGYTIPYERIETASFADIMTEIQEYYIKNDIVPKVPENWNPNIMGNDSEVRSEM; this is encoded by the coding sequence ATGAGAAAGCTTTTTGGCAAAATAATGTTAAAATTAATGGGCTGGAAGGTCGTTCTACAGGGCGACGTAAACAACCTTAACAGATGTATTCTGGTAGTGGCGCCGCACACCCACAATATGGAATATATCTTGGGAAATCTTGCCTATTGGTCTCTGGAGAAGCCATTGAAAATAATCATTAAAGATGCTCATACCAAAGCCTGGTATGGCGGTCTGGTAAAAGGCCTGGGAGGCATCGGAATCGACAGAAGCCAGAAAAATGATCTCGTTAATTTTGTAGCAAAACAATTCGCAAAAGATGACTTCAGCCTCGTGATTACACCGGAAGGCACAAGAAGTTGGGTACCAAAATGGAGAAAAGGTTTCTATCATATGGCATTAGCGGCAAAAGTGCCGATTGTTCTTGCTGCCGGAGACTTTAAAAGAAAAATCATTTATCTCGGTTATACGATCCCTTATGAAAGAATTGAAACGGCATCCTTTGCTGATATCATGACTGAGATTCAGGAATATTACATCAAAAATGATATTGTTCCGAAGGTCCCTGAAAACTGGAACCCGAATATTATGGGGAATGATTCGGAAGTGAGAAGTGAGATGTAA
- a CDS encoding porin family protein, whose protein sequence is MIFKKIFFLLLVFLISFFHAQRRKKVDTVYVYEKVVVYDTVYLLKPIRFKPNGLLLPEPRLEEKFFVRNIYKEDIEKQRAKNRIRKQKSGASAFGIETGFGLKMSDWTKAVSNQNAQLGENFNIWFSKNILSPQTYLLISAGISHWNSTFDLDANRDDTILNGYYFTKDSQPLLFQKFNNKHFEYSAQLKFIYEWKNIRPFAGVLFNRNTYKMQFLVPENNILGKLDDFKSDQTNFGFILGVQYRLIRKVYLSLEYQQYKMKNVSLKNSTFDFDIFKTNNTFAERKINFGISYAISGR, encoded by the coding sequence ATGATTTTCAAAAAGATTTTTTTTCTTTTGCTTGTATTTTTGATCAGTTTTTTTCATGCTCAAAGGCGAAAAAAAGTAGACACCGTATATGTTTATGAAAAAGTTGTCGTTTATGACACGGTTTACCTTCTTAAGCCGATCCGTTTTAAACCGAACGGTTTACTACTTCCGGAACCCAGATTGGAAGAAAAATTTTTCGTACGAAATATCTATAAAGAAGATATTGAAAAACAGAGGGCAAAAAACAGAATCAGAAAACAGAAATCCGGAGCGTCTGCATTTGGAATTGAAACAGGATTTGGTTTAAAAATGAGTGATTGGACGAAAGCTGTTTCTAACCAGAATGCTCAGTTGGGAGAGAATTTTAACATCTGGTTTTCAAAGAATATACTATCACCACAGACCTATTTGCTAATTTCCGCCGGTATTTCTCACTGGAATTCGACATTTGACCTCGATGCCAATAGAGATGATACCATTCTTAACGGCTATTATTTCACCAAAGATAGCCAGCCTTTATTATTTCAAAAATTCAACAACAAGCATTTTGAATATTCAGCTCAACTAAAATTTATTTATGAGTGGAAAAACATTCGTCCTTTTGCAGGAGTTTTATTTAACCGTAATACCTACAAAATGCAGTTTTTAGTTCCGGAAAACAATATTCTTGGCAAATTGGACGATTTTAAAAGCGACCAAACCAATTTCGGTTTCATTTTGGGAGTTCAGTACAGGCTTATCAGAAAGGTATATTTATCCTTAGAATATCAACAATATAAAATGAAAAATGTTTCTTTAAAAAACAGTACGTTTGATTTTGACATTTTTAAGACTAATAATACCTTTGCAGAAAGAAAAATCAACTTTGGGATTTCCTACGCTATATCCGGACGCTGA
- a CDS encoding RNA polymerase sigma factor — MSKIKPDWNKIYSGLSPKLLGICRRYIQDIYTAEDIVHDSFITAIQKNDQLNDEKALFAWLKKIVVNNALQHIRKHSKDTFISTEPSEIPDNSSEMEHPILEDKNIFIYDFTNEELLSSIDSLPPHHKSVFNLYFIENQSHAEISGLLGITVNTSKSHLLRAKKSIQNYLLNNYVNQNTPKNKIAQVLVIFGLGGLLWAQTFQSKFADFKIASSRKLQIPSDIKTGSVMISSSNRSLQNKTVIGLTFLVIIITSLFLVNRKTSLSFKDHTVSANGSGNTSKETDEISVQNKNSGLSDEVSAKPSVQNTSDDIESEQKEHAAEKQHINDEKIVGIHKSTKNVIHRDSLDEAPQKVIVVKKVIRRDTIFIEK, encoded by the coding sequence ATGTCTAAAATAAAGCCGGATTGGAACAAAATTTATTCAGGTTTATCCCCAAAACTTTTGGGGATTTGCCGCAGATATATACAGGATATTTATACTGCAGAGGATATTGTGCACGATAGTTTCATTACGGCTATTCAAAAAAATGATCAGCTGAATGATGAAAAAGCTTTATTTGCATGGCTCAAAAAAATTGTAGTTAATAACGCTCTTCAGCATATCCGTAAGCATAGCAAAGATACCTTTATCTCTACAGAACCATCAGAAATTCCAGATAACTCATCAGAAATGGAACACCCTATTTTAGAAGATAAAAATATCTTCATCTACGATTTTACCAATGAAGAACTGCTTTCGTCTATTGATAGCCTGCCTCCTCACCACAAATCCGTCTTTAATTTGTATTTTATTGAAAACCAATCACATGCTGAAATTTCAGGATTACTGGGAATTACGGTTAACACTTCAAAATCTCATCTTTTACGTGCAAAAAAATCAATACAAAATTATTTGCTGAATAATTATGTGAATCAAAATACGCCGAAAAACAAGATAGCACAGGTTCTTGTTATTTTTGGACTTGGCGGATTGCTTTGGGCGCAGACTTTCCAGAGTAAATTTGCAGATTTCAAAATAGCTTCTTCAAGGAAACTTCAGATTCCTTCAGATATAAAAACCGGCAGCGTTATGATCTCTTCTTCAAACAGATCTTTACAAAACAAAACGGTAATTGGGCTTACGTTTCTTGTCATCATCATAACTTCTTTATTTTTAGTAAATCGAAAAACAAGTTTATCATTTAAAGATCACACAGTTTCAGCGAATGGTTCCGGCAATACTTCTAAAGAGACGGATGAAATCTCTGTACAAAATAAAAATTCCGGACTTTCAGATGAAGTATCTGCAAAACCGTCAGTTCAAAATACATCTGATGATATAGAATCTGAACAGAAAGAGCATGCTGCAGAAAAACAACATATTAATGATGAAAAAATCGTGGGAATCCATAAAAGCACAAAGAATGTAATCCATAGAGATTCTCTTGATGAGGCTCCACAAAAAGTAATTGTTGTCAAAAAAGTAATCAGGAGAGACACTATATTTATCGAAAAGTAA
- a CDS encoding cytochrome P450 translates to MASEFNYPPEIKGKRKLYSLFNGVKDPLGVISGNHAISGDSYHLKATFTNKYFIFSQDKEFTEYILKQNHKNYFKSEIQSVTLGKYLGKGLLTNNGKDWLKQRRLIQPGFSKAKIANLVSIMEEEIDSAFSSFEKKPEIDLYDVFHTLAFNIVAKTLFSSDIDEEKVKELGKIITEVQEVFAKEVRIPLYTQVLNILGITDKNIRKSKQAKHIIQSVLEKRRNSDEEKNDLLDMLIHARYEDTQLPMSDEQLVDEMLILFIAGHETTANALSFIFFEISQNHETEKKLRQEIRKEGENVFTTENLMKKSFTINIIKEAMRLHSPAWAIDRQALEDDSFKDYSWKKGTLIILYITGLHRNPKYWSDPNSFIPERFDDENAKNFAYYPFGAGPRLCIGEHFAMMEMALIVRKFYKNYSFISYQKDLEKKALVTLRTTSLKGKIIKNLS, encoded by the coding sequence ATGGCTTCAGAATTCAATTATCCGCCCGAAATTAAAGGAAAAAGAAAATTATATTCCCTATTTAACGGAGTAAAAGATCCTTTAGGAGTGATCAGTGGAAATCATGCCATTTCAGGAGACAGTTATCATCTTAAAGCTACTTTCACGAATAAATATTTTATTTTCTCTCAGGATAAAGAGTTCACAGAATATATTTTAAAACAAAATCATAAGAATTATTTTAAATCTGAAATACAATCTGTCACTTTAGGAAAATATCTTGGAAAAGGTTTACTGACCAACAATGGAAAAGATTGGCTTAAGCAACGAAGATTAATTCAACCCGGTTTCAGTAAAGCAAAAATTGCCAATCTGGTTTCGATTATGGAAGAAGAGATTGATTCGGCTTTTTCGTCTTTTGAGAAAAAACCTGAAATTGATCTGTACGATGTTTTTCATACTCTGGCTTTTAATATTGTTGCGAAAACTCTTTTCAGTTCTGATATTGATGAAGAAAAAGTGAAAGAGCTGGGCAAAATTATCACTGAAGTTCAGGAAGTGTTTGCGAAAGAAGTGAGAATACCTCTTTATACGCAGGTTTTAAATATTCTCGGAATAACAGATAAAAATATAAGAAAAAGCAAACAGGCAAAGCATATTATCCAGAGTGTGCTGGAAAAAAGAAGGAATTCAGATGAAGAAAAGAATGACCTTTTGGATATGCTCATTCATGCAAGATATGAAGACACACAGCTTCCAATGTCTGATGAACAGCTTGTTGATGAAATGCTAATCCTTTTTATTGCCGGTCATGAAACAACTGCGAATGCTTTAAGCTTTATCTTCTTTGAGATCAGCCAAAATCATGAAACAGAAAAAAAATTACGGCAGGAAATCAGAAAAGAAGGCGAAAATGTTTTCACTACAGAAAATTTAATGAAAAAGTCTTTTACCATTAATATCATTAAAGAAGCTATGAGACTGCATTCTCCGGCCTGGGCTATCGACCGTCAGGCATTGGAAGATGACAGTTTTAAAGACTATTCGTGGAAAAAGGGAACTTTAATTATCCTTTATATTACAGGGCTGCACAGAAATCCAAAGTACTGGAGTGATCCCAACTCCTTTATTCCGGAGCGTTTTGATGATGAGAATGCTAAAAATTTTGCATACTATCCTTTCGGAGCGGGTCCAAGGCTTTGCATCGGTGAGCATTTTGCCATGATGGAAATGGCTCTTATCGTTCGTAAATTCTACAAAAACTACAGTTTTATATCTTATCAGAAAGATTTGGAGAAAAAAGCATTGGTTACTTTAAGAACAACAAGCTTAAAAGGTAAAATTATAAAAAATCTGAGCTAA